In one Nostoc sp. KVJ3 genomic region, the following are encoded:
- the topA gene encoding type I DNA topoisomerase, with protein sequence MSTLVIVESPTKARTIRNYLPAGYRVEASMGHVRDLPQSASEIPAAVKGETWAQLGVNVDADFEPVYVVPKDKKKIVTQLKEALKDVDELILATDEDREGESISWHLYQLLKPKVPTKRMVFHEITQEAIKKALKNCRNIDEQLVRAQETRRILDRLVGYTLSPLLWKKIAWGLSAGRVQSVAVRLLVTRERQRRAFHEGTYWDLKASLSKEKTPFAAQLVTLAGTKIANGSDFDATTGQITAGRNVLLLNEDQAIALKERLTGKTWNVSDIEERPVTRKPSPPFTTSTLQQESNRKLRLSARDTMRVAQNLYEQGYITYMRTDSVHLSDQAIAAARSSVEKLYGQQYLSPQPRQYTTKSKGAQEAHEAIRPAGSTFRTPQETGLGGRELAVYDLIWKRTVACQMADSRQTQITVQLQVEDAGFRSSGKRIEFPGYLRAYVEGSDDPEAALEDQEVILPNLKVGDHPNCTELEAVGHETQPPARYTEASLVKTLESEGIGRPSTYASIIGTIIDKGYAHLVSNALIPTFTAFAVTDLLEKHFPDIVDPSFTSKMEQTLDDIATGEAKWLPYLQKFYLGEKGLETLVKERESQIDATKARTVELENLDAKVRIGKYGPYIEVTNGEGVITASIPKDLTPADLDPKQVEVLLRQKITGPDQVGRHPETGEPIYVKIGAYGPYVQLGDKTDENPKPKQASLLKGVTPETVTLEMAVGLLALPRALGVHPVTGGKIQASLGRFGPYVVHDQGKEGKDYRSLKAADNVLTISLERALELLSEPKKGRSSTNSKSKAALRELGTHPDNGETINIYDGPYGPYIKHGKTNVSIPEGQTVEDITLAEAVNLLSAKTSTAKSTRKTTKSTTSKSKSTTAAKKKVAEG encoded by the coding sequence ATGTCAACTCTCGTCATCGTCGAATCTCCAACCAAAGCTCGTACCATTCGCAACTACTTGCCAGCAGGCTATCGGGTGGAAGCGTCTATGGGTCATGTGCGTGACTTACCCCAGTCGGCTAGTGAAATTCCTGCTGCCGTTAAGGGGGAAACATGGGCGCAGCTAGGGGTAAATGTGGACGCCGACTTTGAACCGGTATATGTTGTCCCGAAAGACAAAAAGAAAATTGTCACCCAGCTTAAAGAAGCCCTTAAAGATGTAGATGAACTGATTCTGGCAACGGACGAAGACCGGGAAGGTGAAAGCATTAGTTGGCATTTATACCAATTGCTAAAGCCGAAGGTTCCGACGAAGCGGATGGTGTTTCACGAAATTACCCAAGAGGCGATCAAAAAAGCTCTGAAAAACTGCCGTAATATTGATGAGCAGTTGGTTCGCGCTCAAGAAACACGGCGGATTTTAGATCGACTCGTGGGCTATACCCTGTCTCCCCTGCTATGGAAAAAAATCGCCTGGGGATTATCTGCTGGGCGGGTGCAATCTGTAGCTGTGCGGCTTTTAGTCACTAGAGAACGCCAACGTCGTGCTTTCCATGAAGGTACATACTGGGATTTGAAAGCCAGTTTGTCAAAGGAAAAAACTCCCTTTGCTGCCCAGTTGGTAACATTGGCAGGAACCAAAATTGCTAACGGTAGCGATTTTGACGCAACGACTGGCCAAATTACCGCAGGTCGTAATGTCTTGTTGCTAAACGAAGACCAAGCGATCGCCCTCAAGGAACGCCTAACGGGTAAAACCTGGAATGTTAGTGATATTGAAGAACGCCCAGTAACGCGCAAACCGTCGCCACCGTTCACCACCTCGACGCTGCAACAAGAATCTAACCGGAAATTGCGCCTTTCAGCCCGCGACACAATGCGGGTTGCTCAAAATTTGTACGAACAAGGGTATATTACCTATATGCGGACAGATTCGGTGCATTTGTCAGATCAAGCGATCGCAGCTGCTCGGAGTTCTGTAGAAAAGCTTTACGGTCAACAATATCTCAGTCCCCAGCCCCGGCAATACACCACTAAATCCAAAGGCGCACAAGAGGCGCACGAAGCAATTCGCCCAGCCGGCAGCACCTTCCGCACCCCCCAAGAAACTGGTTTGGGCGGTCGAGAACTTGCCGTTTACGATTTGATTTGGAAGCGGACTGTCGCCTGTCAAATGGCTGATTCCCGCCAAACTCAAATTACCGTGCAATTGCAAGTCGAGGACGCTGGATTTCGTTCTTCTGGCAAACGGATTGAATTTCCTGGATACTTACGCGCCTACGTCGAAGGTTCAGATGACCCAGAAGCAGCCCTAGAAGACCAAGAAGTAATTTTGCCCAATTTAAAAGTAGGCGATCATCCCAATTGTACAGAACTAGAAGCAGTTGGACACGAAACTCAACCACCAGCTAGATACACCGAAGCTTCTTTGGTGAAAACCTTAGAAAGCGAAGGTATTGGTCGTCCCAGTACCTACGCCAGCATCATTGGCACAATCATCGACAAAGGTTATGCCCATTTGGTGAGTAACGCTCTTATTCCTACCTTCACCGCTTTCGCCGTCACCGACTTACTGGAAAAACATTTCCCCGACATCGTTGACCCCAGCTTTACCTCGAAGATGGAGCAAACCCTTGATGATATTGCCACAGGTGAAGCGAAATGGCTGCCCTACTTGCAGAAATTTTATCTGGGAGAAAAAGGGCTGGAAACTCTTGTAAAAGAACGGGAAAGTCAAATTGATGCCACCAAAGCTAGGACTGTAGAACTAGAGAATCTAGATGCCAAAGTCCGTATTGGTAAATATGGCCCCTACATTGAAGTTACAAATGGTGAAGGGGTTATCACCGCCTCAATTCCCAAAGACTTGACACCAGCCGACCTCGACCCCAAACAGGTAGAAGTATTGCTGCGGCAAAAAATTACTGGCCCTGACCAGGTAGGTCGTCATCCCGAAACGGGTGAACCGATTTATGTGAAAATTGGTGCTTATGGGCCTTATGTCCAATTAGGTGATAAAACCGACGAAAACCCCAAACCGAAACAAGCCTCCCTACTCAAAGGTGTCACCCCAGAAACCGTTACCCTGGAAATGGCTGTTGGTCTGTTGGCACTACCCCGCGCATTAGGAGTTCACCCAGTCACAGGAGGCAAAATCCAAGCAAGTTTGGGGCGCTTTGGCCCTTATGTCGTTCATGACCAAGGTAAGGAGGGGAAAGACTACCGTTCCCTGAAAGCTGCTGATAATGTATTGACAATCAGCTTAGAACGTGCATTAGAGTTATTGTCTGAACCAAAAAAGGGGCGCAGTTCCACTAACAGCAAGTCCAAGGCAGCCTTACGCGAATTGGGTACACATCCAGACAATGGGGAAACAATCAACATCTACGATGGCCCTTATGGCCCTTACATCAAGCATGGCAAAACTAATGTGAGTATCCCAGAAGGTCAAACGGTAGAAGATATAACTCTGGCTGAGGCGGTGAATTTGTTGAGTGCTAAAACATCGACAGCAAAATCGACTCGCAAAACGACTAAATCAACGACTTCTAAATCTAAGTCAACGACGGCTGCGAAAAAGAAAGTCGCAGAAGGCTAA
- a CDS encoding DUF6745 domain-containing protein: MSLIEKLTPEQEALIPVYREKWRAIAFSTERIDKEKAEEVVKVAYTDFGFEVPEIIFCDSPYAAFSEMFLDKFDQLIQKLEFPIISRLNKSSVSRIKKQQKVFQPLPELLGKQIDFFREVMNLPIFQTISDTRILYDSLYLELDSNGWDYGHGLLYTHLQPELITKIYEKLHQPGTKLHNRMGKRLWFFLLKSLGSDIGNVYWKSWQPDKNATVASVYDFYFKVLNFDYDVKKFQHYQSLIIECGWIFAFEKVVIICDRPLHLRFDNENRLHAEGEPAIEFTDGYSLYSYHGVTLPEKYGKIHPQQWQANWLLTEENAELRRVLIQGIGYARICQELQAIELDFWKEYTLLKIDNDVDEEPIYLLKMTCPSTNFIHALRVPPEMKSAREAICWVNWGIAPEEFGIQT; this comes from the coding sequence ATGTCGCTGATTGAAAAGTTAACGCCTGAGCAAGAGGCTTTGATTCCAGTTTATCGGGAAAAGTGGAGAGCGATCGCATTTTCAACTGAGCGAATTGATAAAGAAAAGGCAGAGGAAGTCGTTAAAGTTGCTTACACGGACTTTGGCTTTGAAGTACCTGAGATTATCTTTTGTGATAGTCCGTATGCTGCTTTCAGTGAGATGTTTCTGGATAAATTTGACCAATTAATACAAAAATTGGAATTTCCTATTATTAGCAGATTAAATAAATCATCCGTAAGCCGAATAAAAAAGCAACAAAAAGTTTTTCAGCCTCTACCGGAACTCCTCGGTAAGCAAATAGACTTTTTTCGTGAAGTAATGAATTTACCAATATTTCAGACAATATCAGATACCAGAATATTATATGATTCTCTTTATTTGGAATTGGATAGTAATGGTTGGGATTACGGACATGGATTATTATATACACATCTCCAACCTGAACTCATTACCAAAATATATGAAAAGTTACATCAACCTGGAACAAAACTACATAACCGGATGGGAAAGCGATTGTGGTTTTTTCTATTAAAAAGTTTAGGATCTGATATAGGGAACGTTTATTGGAAATCCTGGCAACCAGATAAAAATGCTACAGTAGCTAGTGTATATGATTTTTATTTTAAGGTTTTAAATTTTGATTATGATGTGAAAAAATTCCAGCACTATCAATCACTGATTATAGAATGTGGCTGGATTTTTGCTTTTGAAAAAGTAGTAATTATATGCGATCGCCCCCTTCACCTGCGCTTCGACAATGAAAACCGCCTCCACGCTGAAGGTGAACCCGCTATTGAATTTACCGATGGATATAGTTTGTACTCATACCACGGTGTAACCTTGCCTGAAAAATACGGTAAAATCCACCCGCAGCAATGGCAAGCTAATTGGCTTTTGACAGAAGAAAATGCCGAACTACGCCGAGTGTTAATTCAGGGTATTGGTTACGCTAGAATCTGCCAAGAATTACAAGCGATTGAATTAGATTTTTGGAAAGAATATACTCTATTAAAAATAGATAATGATGTCGATGAAGAACCAATTTACTTATTAAAAATGACTTGCCCTAGCACAAATTTTATTCACGCCTTACGTGTTCCGCCGGAGATGAAATCAGCGCGTGAAGCAATTTGTTGGGTAAATTGGGGAATAGCACCAGAGGAATTTGGTATACAAACATAA
- a CDS encoding AbrB family transcriptional regulator, which yields MNQTVSVAPNLEEHTDENPIVTKQQLFTKQLIVLVLEMLLALPLGLLLAKFQIGRIAWIFGGIAAGTVVLQGCRIFYQYSPKPNRTARKVGMALVGLTVGASNTHGNLASVASGIPIFIFLTLFLLLSGSCIGYIYSRLSKINLLTAMLATVPGGVGIMAAIAADYNQNVSLVALVQAIRVTSVVVLIPFIVRTLAGNYYPQTLPINGAWLNLDLSQLELLLLVLLITGLVVYPAILFKIPAGDFFGALLIGIGFNPLLHSLPFLGDISFSPPPLINLLGQILLGITIGEYWGDKPNLRTRTVGYALMSVGMTLIAGAIAAILAMQLTSWDWLTCLLVTAPGGSAEMILVSLALNHNVEIVTTGHLVRLIAINSSLPLWVFLFRRLDEQLSETR from the coding sequence ATGAATCAAACTGTAAGTGTTGCTCCCAACCTGGAAGAACACACTGATGAAAATCCTATTGTTACCAAACAACAGCTATTTACGAAGCAACTAATTGTCCTTGTCTTAGAAATGCTTCTAGCATTACCTCTGGGTTTACTCCTCGCCAAGTTCCAAATTGGCAGAATTGCCTGGATATTTGGCGGTATTGCTGCTGGTACAGTAGTTCTTCAAGGGTGTCGAATTTTTTATCAATATTCCCCCAAACCTAACCGCACTGCGAGAAAAGTCGGAATGGCGCTTGTAGGCTTAACTGTCGGCGCTTCTAATACCCACGGTAATTTAGCTAGTGTTGCTTCTGGTATTCCCATATTTATTTTTCTCACCTTGTTTCTGCTGCTGAGTGGCAGCTGTATTGGTTATATTTACTCCCGCCTGAGCAAAATCAACCTATTGACAGCAATGCTAGCTACAGTTCCAGGTGGTGTAGGAATTATGGCAGCGATCGCAGCCGATTACAATCAAAATGTCAGCTTAGTTGCCCTAGTTCAAGCGATTCGCGTCACTTCAGTAGTTGTTCTGATTCCCTTCATCGTTAGAACATTAGCCGGTAATTACTATCCCCAAACACTCCCAATCAACGGTGCTTGGCTCAATCTCGATCTATCTCAACTAGAATTACTCTTGTTAGTACTGCTAATCACTGGATTAGTAGTTTATCCAGCTATATTATTTAAAATTCCTGCCGGCGATTTCTTTGGGGCATTGTTAATTGGTATCGGGTTTAACCCTTTGCTACATTCGCTACCTTTTCTCGGTGATATTAGCTTTAGTCCGCCGCCTTTAATTAACTTATTGGGTCAAATACTCCTGGGAATTACGATTGGGGAATATTGGGGAGATAAACCCAACTTGAGGACACGGACTGTCGGCTATGCCTTGATGTCTGTGGGAATGACCCTCATAGCGGGAGCGATCGCTGCTATACTTGCGATGCAATTAACTTCTTGGGACTGGTTAACGTGTCTGTTAGTCACAGCACCAGGAGGATCAGCAGAAATGATCCTGGTTTCCCTAGCATTGAATCATAATGTTGAAATCGTCACAACTGGTCATTTAGTGCGACTAATTGCGATTAATAGTTCTCTACCTCTTTGGGTGTTTTTGTTTCGCCGTCTCGATGAACAACTCTCTGAAACAAGGTAA
- a CDS encoding DUF1838 domain-containing protein codes for MVAQIQELEAQHWVKTRSSLDPSESTFLIWKGKIYAFIPGEKRQLLFKILGLSVSRCIPTTEGSWNFTSRELTYYLNPKTDEVLRKWENPWTGETVPVIHVANNPVQGKFEGNFPAQVDGDSTTFVFDIFPYYPNPLADDPKFAEYSPNPIYQAAELFKLTVPTADLFNPALASVSELKLSWDRIGQWLPWMKMSDRPGQLIYSAVGSKVKGLAELPALLQDEINNRIPLYKQAPKALIDGEDMTSWLYFQKHFSAYLAGEIFPLPQVEEL; via the coding sequence ATGGTTGCCCAAATCCAAGAACTTGAAGCGCAGCATTGGGTTAAAACTCGTTCTTCTCTCGACCCTAGCGAATCGACTTTCCTAATTTGGAAAGGTAAAATATATGCCTTTATCCCCGGCGAGAAAAGACAACTCCTGTTTAAAATTTTGGGATTGAGTGTTAGCCGATGTATTCCCACAACAGAAGGTAGCTGGAATTTTACTTCTAGAGAACTGACTTACTACCTCAACCCCAAAACAGATGAAGTCTTACGCAAATGGGAGAATCCTTGGACAGGCGAGACAGTTCCAGTAATTCACGTTGCTAATAATCCTGTGCAGGGGAAGTTTGAGGGGAATTTTCCTGCACAAGTTGATGGTGATAGCACAACCTTCGTTTTTGATATATTTCCCTATTACCCCAATCCTCTGGCAGACGATCCAAAATTTGCCGAATACAGTCCAAATCCAATTTATCAGGCAGCAGAACTGTTTAAATTAACAGTGCCAACCGCAGATTTATTTAACCCAGCCCTTGCCTCAGTTTCTGAACTCAAACTGAGTTGGGATCGGATTGGTCAATGGCTTCCTTGGATGAAAATGAGCGATCGCCCCGGCCAACTAATTTACAGTGCTGTTGGCAGCAAAGTCAAGGGTTTAGCAGAACTACCCGCACTGTTGCAAGATGAAATTAATAACCGTATTCCTCTATATAAACAAGCCCCAAAAGCATTGATAGATGGGGAAGACATGACTTCTTGGTTGTATTTTCAAAAGCACTTTTCAGCTTACTTGGCTGGTGAAATCTTTCCGCTTCCCCAAGTAGAAGAGTTGTAA
- a CDS encoding ABC transporter ATP-binding protein, with amino-acid sequence MAKSRRIAKLSAYLRPYWRDVSLGILALLSVNALGVYIPLWIRAGVDKLSTTLNYQILHYVVIIVLLSSAMWLMRMASRIWLFGVGRQVEFDLKQRIFEHLLKLEPGYFASNTAGDLINRATSDVDNIKRLLGFVVLSLANTVFAYALTLPVMLAISVDLTLASLAAYPFMLLLVSLFSDRLRKQQAAVQEQLSDISELIQEDISGIALIKIYAQEANERRAFAKKNQQLLTANLELAKLRNTLFGLIGGLANISLLVIIWLGAARMSSGALTVGDFLALLIFVERLVFPTAVLGFTITAYQRGEVSIDRLESILSVTPKIQDAADAIHLPATEVKGELTAKNFTYIYPGSKTPALANINFTIAAGETVSVVGAIGSGKSTLANALLRLLDIESEQLFLDGLDITKIALADLRGAIAYVPQDSFLFSTTIKNNIRYGDPISEQEQVKSVAKLAQIESEINNFPQQYETLVGERGITLSGGQRQRTALARAMLVNAPVLILDDALSSVDNQTATEIIKNLSSGTKRKTVIFITHQLSAAAAADRILVMEKGRIVQTGNHLQLIQQEGLYRTLWSQHQVEELLH; translated from the coding sequence ATGGCAAAATCTCGACGAATCGCTAAACTCAGCGCTTACCTCCGACCTTATTGGCGGGATGTGTCTTTAGGAATTCTTGCTTTGTTGTCTGTCAATGCACTGGGCGTTTATATCCCTTTGTGGATTCGTGCTGGTGTTGACAAACTCTCGACAACCCTCAACTATCAAATACTACATTACGTAGTAATTATTGTCTTACTCAGTTCGGCGATGTGGCTAATGCGGATGGCATCACGCATTTGGCTATTTGGGGTGGGTCGCCAAGTGGAATTTGACCTGAAACAACGGATTTTTGAACACTTACTCAAGCTGGAACCGGGTTATTTTGCCAGTAATACTGCTGGCGATTTGATTAATCGGGCTACCAGTGATGTAGACAATATCAAGCGGTTATTGGGTTTTGTAGTCTTGAGTTTGGCAAATACGGTGTTTGCCTACGCTCTGACACTGCCAGTAATGTTAGCAATTAGTGTGGATCTCACACTAGCGTCTCTGGCAGCGTATCCTTTTATGCTTTTGTTAGTGAGTCTGTTTAGCGATCGCTTACGCAAACAGCAAGCAGCAGTTCAAGAGCAACTCTCTGATATCAGCGAACTCATCCAGGAGGATATTAGCGGCATTGCCTTAATTAAAATCTATGCCCAAGAAGCAAATGAGCGTCGAGCCTTCGCTAAAAAAAATCAGCAGCTATTGACTGCTAACTTAGAACTGGCAAAACTCCGAAATACACTATTTGGGCTAATTGGCGGGCTAGCTAATATCAGCTTATTAGTAATCATCTGGCTAGGGGCGGCGCGGATGTCTTCTGGGGCGCTTACGGTTGGCGATTTTTTAGCACTGTTAATCTTTGTAGAACGGCTAGTTTTCCCCACAGCCGTTTTAGGATTCACAATTACTGCCTACCAACGGGGTGAAGTTAGTATCGATCGCCTTGAATCTATTCTCTCTGTCACACCAAAAATTCAAGATGCAGCCGATGCCATCCATTTACCAGCGACAGAAGTTAAAGGGGAACTGACAGCGAAAAATTTTACCTATATTTACCCTGGTTCCAAGACACCAGCTTTAGCAAACATTAACTTTACCATTGCTGCGGGAGAAACGGTGTCTGTTGTTGGGGCAATTGGTTCGGGGAAATCTACTTTAGCCAATGCTTTGCTGCGCTTGTTGGATATTGAATCAGAACAATTGTTTTTAGATGGGCTGGATATTACTAAGATCGCTTTGGCAGATTTACGAGGTGCGATCGCCTATGTTCCTCAAGATAGCTTTCTATTTAGCACTACAATCAAAAATAATATCCGCTACGGCGATCCAATTAGCGAACAAGAGCAGGTAAAATCTGTTGCTAAACTAGCCCAAATTGAATCAGAAATTAACAATTTTCCCCAGCAATATGAAACTCTTGTTGGTGAACGCGGGATCACTCTTTCTGGTGGTCAACGACAACGTACTGCCTTGGCTAGGGCAATGCTAGTCAATGCTCCAGTGTTAATTCTAGATGATGCCCTCTCCAGTGTAGATAATCAAACAGCTACGGAAATCATCAAAAATCTCTCAAGTGGTACTAAACGCAAAACAGTGATTTTTATTACTCATCAATTATCGGCAGCGGCGGCGGCTGACCGAATTTTAGTGATGGAAAAGGGCAGAATCGTTCAGACAGGCAATCACTTACAACTTATTCAACAAGAGGGTCTTTACAGAACCTTGTGGAGCCAACATCAAGTTGAGGAATTATTGCATTAG
- the galE gene encoding UDP-glucose 4-epimerase GalE encodes MSSEKPTILVTGGAGYIGSHTVLALKQAGYNVIILDNLVYGHRDLVEKILQVELIVGDTGDRALLDRLFKTHDIAAVMHFSAYAYVGESVTDPAKYYRNNVLGTFTLLEAMLTASVKKFVFSSTCATYGVPEFVPIPENHPQNPINPYGATKLMVERILSDFDLAYGFQSVRFRYFNAAGANPNGLLGEDHNPETHLIPLVLMTALGKRKSISIFGTDYPTPDGTCIRDYIHVNDLADAHILGLEYLLKGGDSEAFNLGNGSGFSVREVIAAAEQVTGVSIPVEERDRRPGDPPILIGTSEKAKTILGWQPQYPSIEDIVAHSWQWHQKRHR; translated from the coding sequence ATGTCGTCTGAAAAGCCTACCATTTTGGTAACGGGGGGAGCTGGATATATTGGTTCTCATACGGTACTTGCTTTGAAGCAAGCGGGTTATAACGTTATCATCCTTGATAATCTGGTCTATGGGCATCGTGACCTGGTAGAAAAGATTTTACAGGTAGAATTGATAGTAGGGGATACAGGCGATCGCGCCTTGCTAGATCGCTTATTTAAAACCCACGATATTGCTGCTGTAATGCACTTTTCTGCCTACGCCTACGTAGGAGAATCGGTAACTGACCCGGCTAAATATTATCGCAATAACGTCCTTGGTACTTTCACGCTGTTAGAAGCGATGCTAACGGCATCTGTAAAGAAATTTGTCTTTTCTTCTACTTGTGCTACTTACGGAGTTCCAGAATTTGTACCCATTCCAGAAAACCATCCCCAAAATCCGATTAATCCTTATGGCGCTACAAAGCTAATGGTAGAGCGGATTCTTTCTGATTTTGATCTTGCTTACGGTTTTCAATCAGTGCGTTTCCGCTATTTTAATGCTGCTGGTGCTAATCCCAATGGGTTACTGGGCGAGGATCACAACCCAGAAACCCATTTGATTCCCTTGGTGTTGATGACAGCTTTAGGCAAACGAAAATCCATCTCAATTTTTGGCACAGATTACCCCACGCCTGATGGTACTTGTATTCGTGATTATATTCATGTTAATGACTTAGCAGATGCCCATATTTTGGGATTGGAATATTTATTAAAAGGTGGCGATAGTGAAGCTTTTAATTTAGGCAATGGTAGCGGCTTCTCTGTCAGAGAAGTAATTGCAGCTGCCGAACAGGTGACAGGAGTTTCGATACCAGTAGAAGAACGCGATCGCCGCCCAGGAGATCCCCCAATTCTCATTGGCACTAGCGAGAAAGCCAAAACAATTTTAGGCTGGCAACCTCAGTATCCATCCATTGAGGATATTGTCGCTCATAGCTGGCAGTGGCATCAAAAGCGACACCGATAA
- a CDS encoding sulfite exporter TauE/SafE family protein, with protein sequence MVDLLLISILGFLGSFGHCFGMCGPLTVAFSLSHQPKGTSEKSGIWRQQLKFHLLLNLGRMLSYALVGAGIGALGSVLLQGGQLAGVGSDFRRWMAILTGLMLIWFGLGQIKPDFLPRIPVLHPLLQGSLHDRLSTGMVKLSFKTKWWTPMLLGMTWGLMPCGFLYAAQIKAAETGNLLMGGATMLAFGLGTLPTMLGVGVSTSLVSKDRRSQLFRLGGWVTLTIGAITLLRTGDTMVDYTGHAALFCLILALIARPISGLWASPLRYRRALGVGAFVLSVVHTAHMIEHSLQWNFAAFDFMPPEFQLGMAAGAVALILMSPAAFTSWESLQKSLGKRWRQIHLLGVPALLLSVIHTVLIGSHYLGSLQSAWGNKLAVVLIAIITLGVLLVRSRFFWSKLAVEKFYVPPTKSR encoded by the coding sequence ATGGTAGATTTGTTGCTGATCTCAATCCTGGGGTTCCTGGGGAGTTTTGGGCACTGCTTTGGGATGTGTGGCCCCCTAACAGTAGCCTTTTCCCTGTCTCATCAACCGAAAGGAACATCAGAAAAGTCTGGCATCTGGCGACAGCAATTAAAATTTCATCTTTTGCTAAACCTGGGGCGGATGTTGAGCTATGCTCTCGTCGGTGCTGGCATTGGGGCATTAGGTTCAGTATTGCTGCAAGGTGGACAACTAGCGGGTGTTGGTAGCGATTTTCGGCGCTGGATGGCAATTTTAACTGGCTTGATGCTGATTTGGTTTGGTTTAGGACAAATAAAACCCGATTTTTTGCCGCGCATTCCTGTGTTACATCCTTTATTGCAAGGTAGCTTACATGATCGCCTCAGCACAGGAATGGTTAAGCTTTCCTTTAAAACAAAATGGTGGACACCAATGCTTTTGGGGATGACTTGGGGTTTAATGCCCTGTGGTTTCCTCTATGCTGCCCAAATAAAAGCCGCTGAAACTGGCAATTTATTAATGGGTGGGGCAACTATGTTGGCTTTTGGACTAGGAACCCTGCCCACGATGCTAGGTGTGGGTGTCTCCACATCGTTGGTAAGCAAAGACAGACGCAGTCAGTTATTTCGATTAGGTGGTTGGGTAACACTCACCATTGGCGCTATCACCTTGCTACGAACTGGTGACACAATGGTAGATTACACTGGGCACGCCGCTTTGTTTTGCTTAATTTTGGCGTTAATTGCGCGTCCCATTAGTGGGTTGTGGGCATCGCCATTGCGTTATCGCCGCGCCTTGGGGGTGGGAGCTTTTGTGCTTTCTGTAGTTCACACCGCCCACATGATAGAACACTCATTGCAATGGAATTTTGCTGCCTTTGATTTTATGCCGCCAGAATTCCAGTTGGGTATGGCTGCGGGTGCTGTAGCATTAATATTAATGTCCCCCGCCGCTTTCACAAGTTGGGAATCTTTGCAGAAATCTTTGGGCAAGCGTTGGCGACAGATTCATCTATTGGGTGTGCCAGCTTTGCTCTTGAGTGTTATTCATACTGTGTTGATTGGTTCCCATTATTTGGGTTCCTTACAATCAGCTTGGGGAAATAAATTAGCGGTAGTACTGATAGCAATTATTACTCTCGGTGTCTTGCTAGTGCGTTCGCGCTTTTTTTGGTCAAAGTTAGCCGTAGAAAAGTTTTATGTTCCCCCAACCAAATCGCGGTAA
- a CDS encoding GNAT family N-acetyltransferase: MEVSGCNINYPLNPLSSLEDFPVIQTEKYILRLASTEEELESIFRLRFEVFNLELGLGFSTSNFTQMDIDKFDAVCHHLILISKQTGKTIGTYRMQTYTMASQRLGFDAADIFNLNAIPNSVLQTSVEVGRACIAKEYRNIQALLLLWEGLANYLIWSKNQYFFGCASLLTQCPRQATCTYDYFRQNGLMHPSILVYPNSQSCLELPQKCPDLSYVEIPKILQAYLNIGAKICSVPAIDTQFKTIDFLTMSNTKDFARWR, encoded by the coding sequence ATGGAAGTTTCTGGATGCAATATCAATTACCCACTAAATCCTCTTTCCTCTCTTGAAGATTTTCCCGTTATTCAAACTGAAAAATATATCCTCCGGCTGGCTTCAACTGAAGAAGAATTAGAATCAATTTTTCGGTTGCGTTTTGAAGTTTTTAATCTGGAACTAGGTTTAGGATTCTCCACTTCTAATTTTACCCAGATGGATATAGATAAGTTTGATGCCGTTTGCCATCATTTAATCCTTATCTCTAAACAAACGGGTAAAACAATTGGAACTTATCGGATGCAAACCTATACAATGGCTTCTCAAAGACTAGGCTTTGATGCTGCTGATATATTTAATCTTAATGCAATTCCTAATTCTGTGCTTCAGACATCAGTAGAAGTTGGCCGTGCATGTATAGCTAAAGAATATCGCAATATTCAGGCACTTTTACTACTCTGGGAAGGGCTGGCAAATTATCTGATCTGGAGTAAAAACCAATATTTTTTTGGCTGTGCATCATTACTAACACAATGTCCTCGGCAAGCTACTTGTACTTATGATTATTTTCGACAAAATGGCTTGATGCATCCGAGTATTTTGGTTTATCCAAATTCACAATCTTGTCTAGAATTGCCTCAAAAATGTCCAGATTTATCCTATGTTGAAATTCCTAAAATTTTGCAAGCATACTTGAATATTGGAGCTAAAATATGTAGTGTTCCAGCTATTGATACTCAGTTTAAGACTATTGATTTTCTAACTATGTCTAATACCAAAGACTTTGCAAGATGGCGTTAA